TCTATCGGGTCCACATCATGAGCAATGACTACCAATTGTGCCTTGTTCTGGAAGCATTTTCTTCGAGTTAGATTTATCTCCCAATTTTGGAATAGTTGAGGGGTGCATCAGAGAAGAAATGATGATAAAAGACCTATTTGATGGATCAAATAAACGGTGGACCTGCTCAATAAGGTAAGTGACATGATTAAGGCCATATTTCACAACAATTGGTTTTCTGGCCTCAGAAGTTTTTCCTTCTGCCTTAGTCTGAGCCTCTTTTAGGAGCCTCTCCTTCTTTGCTGCCTTGTCCTCAGGCCTATACTTCAGAAGCATCTTGAATAGGTTTGTCACTGCAGCAATTTAAAATAGATGAATTAATTCCATgaacaaaatgaaacaaaatggCAGATACATGCATACTAAAACAAAAAGTGAAacagagaggagaagaaaaaaccaaatgGTGAAAGCGTGCTGCAAAAGAATGCTGTATTTTAAGACAAATGGATCAGCTACCAGTTCAAACTCAAATACTGATCAAAGCCACACTTGCCAACAGTGATCAGCAGAAAGactaaacagaaaaaaagaaaaatagtgagATGTAAAACAACCAGATTACAAACAAACTTGGAAAGACCCAAGCAATAATTGAAAACATCTACCAACACAAACTTCAAGCCATCTGACTGAAGACTAACTGCAGAACtcacatttttcatttatttggctCAAGAATCACATTACTAGAGCAGGTGAAAGCAACCATGACAAATGACAAGTTTTATTCAAATTGAAATGGAAGTGCAACCACCATTGCCATTCATTAACTAGGCATTGCATTTTCGTAGTTCCCAATATCACAAGCTACTCTGTGATACAAGTTCTAAAACAGTATGAAACTTTCATCCCTGATGAAGAAACTCTTGGTACGCATCACAAAATTTCagttaaaataaaccttgaacCATTAGCGCAACATATCAATGTAGCATTTCAGATGCAGTAGACACAATCAACCCTAGAACAAATGCATGTACTGACAATGATCACATTCAAACAAACAACAAGCCAGGTCTTCGAAAGATGTTAACCATCCGCATATCTTGTATTAACAACcccaagaaaagaacagaaTCCACACGCAGGTTCTTGTCAAGAGACTTGGTGAACTAGTTCAAAGCCGGCGGAACCTTCAACCTCTGCTTCAGAATCctcctcttcctttgaatttgaaCAGTCTTAGGGAATTTCACAAACCAGGTCAAATCCCACTTCGGCGGAAGTGCGCCGCCCATCCCGAACTGCCTCAGCCACTTCTCGAACAAAGGGTTCGTAACTTTCTCCTGCAAAACcacaaaattggcaaaaaagatggaaacttTGCACGAAAACAGTAGCTCTCAAAACAAAATTGGGACATGTCGTACACAATACCTGCTTCTTCTTCGCAGCCGCCGGAGCTTTCCCACCTCTTTTTGGACCCTTCAGATGAGCAAGAATGCAAAAAATGTGACAAAAATGGGAATCAAATAGACAAAAAAGTGAACACATATATCACCCTGATGCAGTTTTGGACTAAACTCAGAGCTCTCTAACGGGTCGTTACATCAATATACGTTCtagctaaaaaagaaaacaaaacgaATCGAAGCGCATAGAATTTAGCCTACGGCCTAAAAAGCTCGATCTTGATCAATGATTATGCAAAGTAACATTGCAAGATGGATCATTTAAAAGTTTCTGATACTACAAGAAAAGATTGAATTGTAAAAAGTTGACAAGATTCAACGgcaaacacagagagagagagagagagagagagagagagattaccaTGAGAGGAGATGTGGGAGTTGCAGGCTCTTTCCGACAGTGGCGAAAGCGGCAGCGGCAAGAACCCTGTGAAGGGTTTTTCGCCTGGGCGATGAACGTGGAAGGAGAAATCCTAGTTTAATAAACAGGAAAAGGTAGGGAGAAATACAATTTGCAAAACTTGGGTACATTACcttaagaaaagtaaaaaaaaaaaaaaaactgtttcgACACGTGAGGAATTCAAATGAAGGTGTCAGTGAGATTTTCAATGCTTTAGGCAAAATTACTCTAGCTGATGCAGCAGAGGGATGGGCGAGAGATGTTTTGAGTAATGTCAATAGAATTATAAATAGAATAGAGGATATTagaccaaagagagagagaatgtaagAGATAGATGTGGATGGACAAGCGTAAACAAAGGATAATATATGATCACCACTAAGGCTTGAAGGACGCACCACCAATCGAGGGAGATAATCGGGATCAACAAAATTCAACACGAAGACTCAAAGGACGCATCACTCGCCAAAAATAAAGGATTTCGTGACGGAGGAGCTTTCCATCAAAGGCTATAGGATGAATTACCAGTTAAGGATAAAGGGCCCCACCACTGAGAAGTAATCCATTCTCCAAGGCCAAAGAAACTAAAAAGTCTAATATatttagggtgcgcatggatttatttcgtgcttttttgttcgggaaatgaaaaaaaagtgtttgttaacaattttttgaacaaaagaacgcgtttgttAACGTTTGATCcgaataaaaatgaacagaaagcacgttttggttaaattttattatttttttgtttctttttaatttttaaacattttttattatttttattttttcctttcttttatttttctttttttattaggCCGGGTCACCGGCTCCGTGATCGGGCCGACggcggcagcctcgcccggccactcgcgaggctcgccgccacggcgaggccgagcccggcgtggttgggcgaggctcggcctcggccGCGGGCAACGCCGAGcccgccttggctgggcgagctcgggctcgcccagtccggcgagctcgagcctcgccatggctggcgagCTCAGAGCTCGCccatccggcgagcctcgagcctcGCGGGCCGCGGCgacgccggcctcgcccggccaaggctcggcctcgccagcgCTGCGACGCGAGCCTCGACCGGCGtcggccggccatggccgagggccggcgaccggccaaaagaaaaaaagaaaaaaaaagaagaaaagaagaagagaagaagaagagagaagagtcgtttttttcttttgttcttccgaagttttttttggagaacaacttttttttgctttcttttctattcctatttcgttctgaaaaaaaaaaaaagcgaacaAAAACGTTTACCAAACGTTAAGGTTTACGCTCCTTTGTTCTGAAGACACTGTCCGTACAAAGCTGGAAACGTTTCttaaacgtttccatgcacgccctataTACTCAAAATTCGGTACCTTTACAATGAGATTACACCTCTATTTATAAAAACATTGCTAAACAAAAACACTCTTCGAATTCTAGTAACCTTGGTGAATTCACCTAATAATGACTCTTAAAAATAACATGATAAAGAATcataaaatctataaataaagaACTTGGTAAGAAGACTTCCTAAATACGTGGACCAATCTTGGAAGCTGAATAGTTATTATAGAAGGTCATCAAATAGCAATAAAAATGGATCAAAACCGTCTCCACTCGTTAGGTTACGGATGGGGAGTCTTGCAACTGATAACAAGCCCCAATAGCAACACATAATCGAATTGATAACAAGCCTCGACAATATTGTATAATCGGCAACTTCATCCTTGAACTCGCATAATTAATTTTTGCTTGAATAGCAAATCAATTGGCTCAATAGACAAAATACAGTTACGAGTTGAGCTTGTGGGTTGATCATTGGGATCCGATGCTCTCACATCACTAGCAAAgtcaatttattcctaaattaataaaacattGATGGAGTTGATTTTAACACGCATTCTTAATTGTAGGCTTGAAATAATTGGAATGCATTGATTTGTGTTTAAAACTCtcattttgtattattttatttaaattttggtaTATGGTGTTGAGATAATATGACTCATAAATCAAAGAAGACTgcttatctttttcattttggaagATCTCGATCATTTTTCCCTTCCCCAAATGACctcatttatttatcttataGTTGATATATAATTTGTTTAAACCAACACATATTGCAATATTTAAGATCTGAGTACTTTTTAATCCTACAACAAACCTTCTTAATAGaatttcaaatcttaaaatatatttatcttcGTACCAAACTTTTTATAACTTCTTTATAACATGTAGCTTATCGataattcttttaatattttgctaATGATTCTAATAATTTGTAATTCAGTTACTTTGCTTTCTTAGAAAaatgtcaagttttgacacACACGTGCATAGTCCCTATGCCATTTgctatttcaaaaaaaagagtTTTGCGGAATTGTTGGTGAACTACATGTTTAATGCTTGCAAAACATATGCTAATCCTTTCATTTGTATAATTCATAGAAGACTATTTCATATGAAAGTTTGCGGACATTAAAACATGCATAATCCATTTATGCTCTTTTTCCAACAATGAAATGACACATCACGCTCGCAATCCAAAttctttttatcaataaaaCTTTTATATCCATATTGTAAATAACACGATCGCACAACATATTTACTTATACGACGGCATCATACTATACATTTACAGGAGCACACATGATGTTATTAATTGCTCGATTTCTTATTTGATATTCGTAAATTAGGATCAACATTCCATTAgtgaaaaacaaatttatttaagtgtagacgTGGTTCGAGTGAAAAAGTTTCTTGTAATCGAAGTCAAGAACAACCGCCTCCATCTTCACCAGCAACCTCGAGCGACAAAGCTTCAAGCTTCgaacccatctctctctctcttcctcttcctgcTCGACTGCTTCCTTCATGGAGAATCACAATGTCGTCGTCTGCGACAATGGCACCGGGGTAAACTCCTCCCTCCCTTTCCATTTTCCCTCCTTCTCCGTGGTCGCTGGCTCGTCGGGACTGTGCGCGCGCAGCTCTCGCTCTTTCGTCTCGATCTGGGTCGTTCCCGATCGCGACCCGCCTGACTGCCCGACACCCTCGACGCGAAACCCGCACGGACTCCACGAGATCCTAGCGAATTCAAATGGGTTTCGTGCGACCCGGTTGTGGGATCCGGAATTCGGGTCTCGGGGCGATCCCCGGAAGAGAACCCATTTCCCGTCGACGCATTTTCGCTTCTGCTTGACTCCCTTTTCGCTGCTCGTTCCGATttgttgccgtcgccgtcgatGTCGATGTTTTTTTATTGTGGAGCATGGGCACGCTTTGATGACGCGGGAACTCGGTAAAGAAGCTGACTTTTTGTCTGTCTGTCTGGTGCAGTATGTCAAGTGTGGATTTGCCGGAGAGAATTTCCCCACGTCCGTGTTCCCGTGCATGGTTGGGAGGCCGATGCTTCGGTACGAGGAATCGCTCACGGAACAAGAGCTGAAGGTGAAAAATGTTTGCTTTTGGCCGAGTTCGCCTATTTATGGTATAACAATGTTGGCGATGAGAGGATGTTCCGTGGGGTTTATAAATCATTACTGTTTTAGCAATTACTCGCATCACGGTCACggattccaattttttgaatCTTATGAAAGGATTTTTGGTAGGTGAATTGGTGGTGTGTATTCTTAAGGAGTTTGCGCCTTTATGGGATATTCTCGTTCTTTTTCAGGATATTGTCGTCGGCGATGCATGTGCCGACTTGCGGAATCAACTAGATATATCATATCCCGTAAATAATGGCATTGTGCAAAATTGGGAAGATATGGGTCATGTCTGGGATCACACATTTTACAACGAATTGAAGGTTTGTATTCCTTTGCTTCTGCCAATCACAGGCTATGCTTAAGCTCCGTTACCTACACCAAGTGCAATAACGACTCTGAATCCCAACTTCAATTTACGTTTCTCATTAACAGATAGACCCTGCGGAATGTAAAATATTACTTACTGATCCACCTCTTAATCCCTCAAAGAATCGGGAGAAAATGGTTAGTGCTGTCTTATTACTTTAGCATTCTTCATGCGCTCTTCCCCGTCTTGTTATCACTGTATGTACTTTGCATCTGGGTTGATGTCAGGTTTACTTGGTTTTGTAGGTAGAGACAATGTTTGAGAAGTACAACTTTGCTGGTGTCTTCATACAAATTCAGGCTGTGCTGACATTGTATGCTCAAGGTTCTAAAAATATTGAATAGCAGTTAGGCAtctctttttaattaacacAACTTGCATTATGAATGGTGACCTGCAAAATCCATCGTCACTGCAGGTGGAACATGCCACAGGTGAAACCTTGTGGTTGTCCCTGATCAGATATTATTCTTATTGATGCATTACACAATAGTCCTACTTTTTCAAGATAAGCTTAGTATATTTTCTGCAGATTCCCTTTTGTTAACTTAAATGGTCACAGGTTTGCTGACTGGATTGGTAATTGACTCTGGTGATGGTGTCACTCATGTGGTAAACAACTGAAGAGCACTGGTTCATTTTCTTTGTCTCGAACTTTCTGTGATTCTTTTAGGTTCAGTTGCTAGTTTGAGCTCTTTTGGGTATGAAAATGCACTGGTGAGTGTGCAAGTGTGGGCACATACTCATCTTGTACATATATGACCCTATCTTTCAGCTACCCTATCTTTCCTTGTAGCTGATCTTTACTCCATTTTCAGCTTCTATTACATCTTCTCCTTTCCTCTTGCTTGACTAAGTAGATATATCTAAATGGCTAACCCTATCTAAAATTCCAATGTGTTAAAATGATCTAATGTAGAAGAGCTGATTTATGTACTTCTCATCTTTTTAAGTTTTTGCGATTCTTTTGCCTTTTAAATATGCCGTGGAAACTAAGTATGTTATGTATGAGGGCATTCTAGGCAATCGGGTTATCTTCTGTTGCATTACAGAACatttttcaatcattttggattaaatattCTGCTTGAGAAGTGCGAATCCAGGTGTAGGTAAAATATATATAGGTAGAATATGAGAATAAGTACAGAAATTCAGTAGTTTAACTGGTGGGCTATCTTAAGGTTAAGCCTGAAGCATCTCTGCTTGAAAAATGTTCTTCAGGTTCCTGTTGTTGATGGTTATTCATTCCCTCATCTTACAAAACGCATGAACGTTGCTGGTCGGCACATAACTTCctatctagttgatttactttCACGGAGAGGGTGAGGGCGGTTCAAAGTATTATTTATTAGTCTTTTTGTGTTCTTCCTTCTGCTCAACATTAATTGAGTGTTTTGACTTTCTTCTGAAGGTATGCAATGAATAGAACTGCTGATTTTGAGACTGTCAGAGAAATCAAAGAGAAGCTTTGCTACATAAGGTTTCAAAAGTACTTATATTATATGCTGAATTTTGTGGGGATTATTTCATCGTGTTTGATGTAGTCAAACTTGTGTTAGTTATGATTACAAGAGGGAGTACCAACTGGGACTTGAGACAACCATTCTCGTTAAGCATTACACTGTAAGTGAATTCTTACTTGGCAGAAGTCATGATATAGGCAATATAATATTCCATTGAAGTGCCATTTGTATGCACTCACCTGAGTTAAAATGCTTGTGTGGAATGGTCATCGGAAGTTCTACAATCTCATGTagttagacaatttttttttgcttctctcttttgttctGTTTTTTGGAGGTACTGAGGTAGATGTTCTATCATTGAGCTGCTTTAATTACTTATATTCTAGTGCTTGCTTTAAAGACTAAGCTTCTAGTTAAGGCTGATAGGTATTTGACATCAAATTATTGGTAAATCTATCCTGCTTAGCTGCCAGATGGAAGGGTTATTAAAGTTGGCACTGAAAGATTCCAAGCTCCAGAAGCTCTGTTCACCCCAGTAAGTCTCTACTCCTCCTTTACCTCTCTGTGCAGTCAATTCTCTTGAGACTTTTACAATCCTCATGTTCTTTTAAGGCAACTCTTTCTGCTACTTGTTTGTGGTTAAAGCCATATTCTGAGGCCTTACATTGCTGAAATGTAGCCATTGGCTTCAACTAATCATTTGGCATAGATTAGTGGATTGGGCTGGTAGTTTAATCTAATATTGGTTATCAAGTACTTCAGCAGCAGAGTGGTTGTTATGTCTATGGTTTATGGCAAAGGGTTACATTGGAGATAATGGACCATCTAGGGATATTTTGGCATATTTTGTTTTACCTCATCCTGCTAGTCTTTCACAAGCTGAAAATTCTGAATGCTCATTGCTATTCTGGTAGACAGCAGGCAATGGTTTCGGCGGTGTTACTAATTATGTTAAGTTTCTCAATTACAGCAGTGTGCATGTGTTTTGCGGGTTCACAGGCCAATAGCTAATTCATTTCTCATACTTGCCTGCTTATGCAAATATGACCTTATCTTTGAATCGTCAACTGTGCTACTGGTTTATCTAATTATGTAATCTTCTCCCTGTTGAGAGTTGAGCCACGAAACTTAGTCCATAATTAGACAGCCAAACCATTGTGTACTCTATAATTGTCcttaagaagaaggaaaggtgAGCTACAATGTCAAACGCGTgaaatgttttagaagaaaCGAGTGACATTAAAGtaattcataattttaaaaacttcaaatatccagaaatttcttcattttctgacTTTTTAAAAGGAATGCAAAAGAGGACTTTTATGAGCTGAGACAAACATGCACATGTTAGTGTGAGTTTATTAGAGAaagcaaaatcaaataataGAGCTCCTTAGGAATTTATTAGATGGTGCTTTGATATTGATCATTCTTCATTAGGTTTTATGAGTCTTgcaataaattatatattttttttctttcgagtGGTGCAGGAACTCATAGATGTTGAAGGTGATGGGATGGCTGACATGGTATTCCGCTGCATCCAGGAAATGGACATTGATAATCGTATGCTGGTAAGCACAATGAAATACACACCTCTAGAACTTGTAGCTTACGTCATCTAGGTATTGGCTAGTAATAATATAAGCGcattattattgtaaatattaaGCCGTTTTTAGTTCCATTTAGTGACTATACATAGTAAGTTTGAGTAATGTGCATCATGTGTGTACTGTCTGTGCTTTCTCTAACTCCTTGTACATCCATGGCATGCACACTCTCCCTCACAAGCAGTATAATTTAGACAATGCTCATTAGTTAGTTCATCTGGGGCATTTTAGTACTGCAATTTTATGGtatttgtttacaagatttttcCAGATCCCTTTTGAATGTAATCCGAACTTTCCCATGCTGTGCGCTCTGTTTGAGACCTATATTCAACAATCAGATGCTAGATCCTGAACTAAATATCACAGTTTCTGAGTTTTTGCTTGTTACTGATGAGTTTGAtccaaatttgttcctttcCATTGGTCATATATATCTTGTTCATCACAGCTGTGATTTATTTCCTCATTTGCAGCTCTACCAACACATTGTCTTAAGTGGAGGAAGCACCATGTATCCTGGATTACCTAGTCGGTAATTAACTTTTACCGT
This region of Eucalyptus grandis isolate ANBG69807.140 chromosome 8, ASM1654582v1, whole genome shotgun sequence genomic DNA includes:
- the LOC104414713 gene encoding LOW QUALITY PROTEIN: 60S ribosomal protein L7a-2 (The sequence of the model RefSeq protein was modified relative to this genomic sequence to represent the inferred CDS: substituted 2 bases at 2 genomic stop codons) codes for the protein MCSLFCLFDSHFCHIFCILAHLKGPKRGGKAPAAAKKKQEKVTNPLFEKWLRQFGMGGALPPKWDLTWFVKFPKTVQIQRKRRILKQRLKVPPALNXFTKSLDKNLLTNLFKMLLKYRPEDKAAKKERLLKEAQTKAEGKTSEARKPIVVKYGLNHVTYLIEQNKAQLVVIAHDVDPIELVLWLPALCRKMEIPYCIVKGKARLGTIVHKKTASVLCLTTVKNEDKLEFSKILEAIKANFNDKYDEYKKKWGGGIMGLKSQAXTKAKERLLAKEAAQRMT
- the LOC104414714 gene encoding actin-related protein 2, which encodes MENHNVVVCDNGTGYVKCGFAGENFPTSVFPCMVGRPMLRYEESLTEQELKDIVVGDACADLRNQLDISYPVNNGIVQNWEDMGHVWDHTFYNELKIDPAECKILLTDPPLNPSKNREKMVETMFEKYNFAGVFIQIQAVLTLYAQGLLTGLVIDSGDGVTHVVPVVDGYSFPHLTKRMNVAGRHITSYLVDLLSRRGYAMNRTADFETVREIKEKLCYISYDYKREYQLGLETTILVKHYTLPDGRVIKVGTERFQAPEALFTPELIDVEGDGMADMVFRCIQEMDIDNRMLLYQHIVLSGGSTMYPGLPSRLEKEILDRYLEVVLKGNKDGLKKLRLRIEDPPRRKHMVYLGGAVLAGIMKDAPEFWISREEYLEEGFRCLSKCGQA